In the genome of Gloeotrichia echinulata CP02, one region contains:
- a CDS encoding FIST N-terminal domain-containing protein, with translation MFKVVVGHSNDPDSLSAVEEVVQQCTSSLAGDIPQAGILFAAIDFEHSLILQQINQGFPGIELIGGTTDGEISSVLEFQQDSITLMLFCSDEVQIHAGIGRKVSVDPITATKQAVEQAKAKSTAAPQLCLTHPESLTTSGVSILNGLKLALGQNVPIFGGLAADQSRYENTYQFFNTEVLSDSVPILLFSGAILFSHGIASGWRPIGKRSKVTKVDKNIVYEIDGKPALDFYHYYLGSLPPSMEYPLAVFAENGESFYMRAPISYDEETGSIAFFVDYIIKPFQEQEVLARIKTHLQLRNLTKTLEKQVEERTAELSQALEELQKSQLHLIQKEKMSALGQLVAGVAHEINNPVGCIHGNLTHAAEYGSCVLSVLNYQLKSINLL, from the coding sequence ATGTTTAAAGTAGTAGTAGGTCACAGTAACGATCCAGATTCTCTCTCAGCAGTTGAAGAAGTTGTTCAGCAATGCACCTCGTCTCTAGCAGGCGATATCCCACAGGCGGGGATTTTATTTGCAGCCATTGACTTTGAGCATTCCCTAATATTGCAACAAATTAATCAGGGTTTTCCAGGAATTGAGTTGATTGGTGGAACTACGGATGGGGAAATCTCCTCAGTGTTGGAGTTTCAGCAAGACTCAATAACTTTAATGTTGTTTTGCTCAGATGAAGTGCAAATTCATGCAGGAATTGGGCGCAAAGTTTCTGTTGACCCTATAACTGCAACCAAACAAGCTGTAGAACAAGCAAAAGCAAAAAGCACAGCAGCGCCGCAGTTATGTTTAACTCATCCTGAGAGCCTAACTACTAGTGGTGTGTCCATTTTAAATGGCTTAAAGCTAGCATTGGGTCAAAATGTGCCAATATTTGGTGGTTTGGCGGCGGATCAATCAAGATATGAAAATACATATCAATTCTTTAACACAGAAGTGTTAAGTGATTCTGTACCAATATTGCTATTTTCTGGTGCTATATTGTTTTCCCACGGTATAGCCAGTGGTTGGCGTCCTATAGGTAAACGCAGCAAAGTGACCAAGGTAGATAAAAATATTGTGTATGAAATAGATGGTAAACCCGCTTTAGATTTCTATCATTATTATCTGGGTTCCCTGCCTCCGTCAATGGAATATCCTTTAGCAGTGTTTGCTGAAAATGGAGAAAGTTTTTATATGAGAGCGCCCATTTCTTATGATGAAGAGACCGGTAGTATTGCCTTTTTTGTGGATTACATCATCAAGCCCTTTCAGGAACAGGAAGTCTTAGCTCGGATTAAAACCCATCTTCAACTACGGAATTTAACAAAAACTTTAGAAAAACAAGTTGAAGAAAGAACAGCAGAACTTTCCCAGGCTTTAGAAGAACTACAAAAATCCCAGCTTCATTTAATACAGAAAGAAAAAATGTCTGCGCTTGGCCAATTAGTAGCAGGAGTGGCTCATGAAATCAATAATCCAGTTGGTTGTATTCATGGTAATCTGACCCACGCTGCAGAATATGGTTCTTGCGTACTTAGCGTGCTTAATTATCAATTAAAGTCTATAAATTTGCTTTAA
- a CDS encoding response regulator, producing MITDKQNLIMIVDDNANNAKVLFDFLQASGFRVLVAKSGESALEKLQVITPDLILLDVMMPGIDGFETCRRFKEKEVTQDIPVIFMTALSDVVDKVTGLSLGAVDYITKPFQQEDVLARINVHLKLRHLNQKLEQRAAELSSTLYQLQQSQLQLVQSEKMSTLGELVAGVAHEINNPAGFIRGNLTYAQKYVQDLIEHIHLYKNQATPVEIAQHATKIELDYLLKDLPKILISMESGVDRICDLSVSLRSFSRADSTIKIPFNIHDSIESTILILQHRLKASDTHPAIEVIKNYGDLPEIKCYPGQLNQVFMNLLANAIDALEESNLGRSYREVAANPNKIIIQTFLTEDKNHILIKIKDNGVGMSEVVQEKIFEHLFTTKPVGKGTGLGLSISHQIIVQKHGGTLEVHSAIGEGSEFTITIPIESSN from the coding sequence ATGATTACTGATAAACAAAATTTGATTATGATTGTAGATGATAACGCGAACAATGCCAAAGTCTTGTTTGATTTCTTGCAAGCATCAGGTTTTCGAGTCTTGGTTGCTAAAAGTGGGGAGAGTGCCCTGGAGAAATTACAGGTAATCACCCCTGATTTAATCTTATTAGATGTCATGATGCCGGGAATCGATGGCTTTGAAACATGTCGGCGCTTCAAAGAAAAAGAAGTTACCCAAGATATCCCAGTCATCTTTATGACCGCCCTATCGGATGTAGTGGATAAAGTTACAGGTTTAAGTCTCGGTGCAGTAGACTATATCACCAAGCCGTTTCAACAGGAAGATGTCTTAGCTCGGATCAATGTTCACCTAAAATTGCGTCACCTCAACCAAAAACTAGAACAACGCGCAGCAGAGCTTAGTTCCACCTTATACCAGTTACAACAATCCCAACTACAGTTGGTACAGAGTGAAAAAATGTCTACTCTAGGAGAATTAGTCGCCGGGGTGGCTCATGAAATTAACAATCCTGCTGGCTTTATTCGGGGGAATCTCACCTATGCTCAAAAATATGTGCAAGACCTAATCGAGCATATCCATCTCTATAAAAACCAAGCAACGCCTGTGGAAATTGCCCAACATGCAACCAAAATTGAGTTGGATTATCTCCTCAAAGACCTACCCAAAATCCTCATATCAATGGAATCGGGAGTAGACCGTATCTGTGATCTGAGTGTTTCTTTAAGAAGTTTCTCTCGTGCTGATAGCACCATTAAAATTCCTTTTAATATTCATGATAGCATCGAAAGCACTATCTTAATTCTCCAACATCGATTAAAAGCATCAGATACTCATCCCGCGATTGAAGTCATCAAAAATTACGGCGATTTACCTGAAATAAAATGCTACCCAGGACAACTGAATCAGGTATTTATGAATTTGTTAGCTAACGCCATTGATGCTTTAGAAGAGTCTAATTTAGGGCGGAGCTATCGCGAAGTTGCAGCTAATCCTAATAAAATTATAATTCAAACCTTCCTAACTGAAGATAAAAATCATATTTTAATTAAGATTAAAGATAATGGGGTGGGAATGTCAGAGGTCGTCCAAGAAAAAATATTTGAGCATTTATTCACCACCAAACCTGTAGGAAAAGGGACAGGATTGGGGTTATCAATTAGCCATCAAATTATTGTGCAAAAACATGGGGGTACTCTCGAAGTACATTCAGCAATAGGAGAGGGTTCAGAGTTTACGATTACCATTCCTATAGAGAGTTCTAATTAG
- a CDS encoding histidine kinase dimerization/phospho-acceptor domain-containing protein produces the protein MGKPLWTKIYQWEDKPEILSISSSYPLYDANKKPLGVIGIDLILSQISKFLYKLKPGENGKILILERSGLIVASSTGERPYNVINGKTQRLSALNSKDLLMKETAEYLLQKFSKFTAIKDSQELNFTFKGERQYVQVNHWQDKFGLDWLVVVVVPESEFMADVKANTRTSILLCLIALVFAIVIGILTSRWITKPILELTAASMAIASGELGQRVQIKGINELESLAQSFNKMAAQLEASFDELEMRVEERTAELKAAKEVADSANKAKSEFLANMSHELRTPLNGILGYAQILQRDKTASPKQKDSIRIIYQCGSHLLTLINDILDLSKIEARKLDLSFTDFHFATFVKGIVEICRIRAEDKEISFTYQELNQLPIALFADEKRLRQVLINLLGNAIKFTNQGGVNFQVGVLINSHNHHDDYHNTIPDVLTGNSQNQKLAITRIRFQIEDTGVGINQEQLGKIFLPFEQVGDKQYMTEGSGLGLAISQQILHMMDSEIKVESSLGKGSKFWFDVDLQESEQWIESGASNPINNIIGYEGQPKKVLVVDDYWENRSLIVNLLEPLGFELMVAVNGQEGLEKAHVWHPDLIITDIVMPILNGLEMTQKLRSCPELENLIIIASSASVFNFDQQKSYTSGCNDFLPKPVQSDILLEQIQMHLGLSWIYEAGSATILAAKTVLSHTPSDWIVPPAEELQDLWNAARIGDIVGVEQEAHHIQQLNSKYLPFSAKLLELTQELDEEAIVKLVKQYI, from the coding sequence ATGGGCAAACCTCTATGGACTAAAATTTATCAATGGGAAGATAAACCAGAGATTTTATCTATTTCTTCTAGCTATCCGCTTTATGATGCAAATAAAAAGCCTCTTGGGGTCATTGGGATAGATTTAATTTTGTCACAAATTAGTAAATTTTTATATAAATTAAAACCTGGTGAAAATGGCAAAATATTAATTTTAGAGCGGTCTGGTTTAATAGTAGCTTCTTCCACTGGAGAACGACCATACAATGTGATTAATGGCAAAACGCAAAGGCTATCGGCATTAAATAGTAAAGATTTATTGATGAAAGAAACAGCAGAATATTTGCTGCAAAAGTTTAGTAAATTTACAGCTATTAAAGATAGCCAAGAATTGAATTTTACCTTCAAAGGTGAGCGGCAATATGTCCAAGTCAACCATTGGCAGGATAAATTTGGTCTGGATTGGTTAGTGGTTGTTGTTGTGCCAGAATCTGAGTTTATGGCAGACGTTAAAGCCAATACTCGCACCAGTATATTGCTATGTTTAATAGCATTGGTATTCGCTATTGTCATCGGCATTTTGACATCCCGCTGGATTACCAAACCCATTTTGGAATTAACAGCAGCAAGTATGGCGATCGCCTCTGGAGAACTAGGACAAAGAGTCCAGATTAAGGGGATAAATGAACTTGAAAGCTTGGCTCAATCTTTTAACAAAATGGCCGCACAGTTGGAAGCATCTTTTGACGAACTAGAAATGCGAGTTGAGGAACGCACCGCTGAGTTAAAAGCTGCGAAAGAAGTTGCTGATAGTGCCAACAAAGCCAAAAGCGAATTTTTAGCAAACATGAGCCATGAATTGCGGACACCTCTCAACGGCATTTTAGGCTACGCTCAAATTCTCCAACGCGACAAAACCGCCAGTCCTAAACAAAAAGATAGCATTCGCATTATTTATCAGTGTGGTTCTCATCTGTTGACCCTAATCAACGATATTCTCGACTTATCAAAAATCGAAGCTAGGAAACTTGATTTATCTTTCACAGATTTTCACTTTGCTACCTTTGTTAAAGGTATTGTAGAAATCTGCCGCATCAGAGCCGAAGACAAAGAAATTAGCTTCACATACCAAGAACTTAATCAACTACCGATTGCCTTATTTGCTGATGAAAAACGCTTGCGTCAAGTATTAATTAATCTGTTAGGTAATGCCATCAAATTCACAAATCAAGGTGGCGTAAATTTTCAGGTCGGCGTACTGATTAATTCCCATAATCATCATGATGATTATCATAACACAATCCCTGATGTATTAACAGGAAATAGCCAAAATCAAAAATTAGCGATAACCAGAATTAGATTTCAAATTGAAGATACAGGGGTTGGGATAAATCAAGAGCAATTAGGCAAAATATTCCTGCCATTTGAACAAGTGGGCGACAAGCAGTATATGACAGAAGGAAGCGGACTAGGGCTTGCTATTAGTCAACAAATCTTACACATGATGGATAGTGAAATCAAGGTAGAGAGTAGCTTAGGAAAAGGCAGCAAGTTTTGGTTTGATGTGGACTTACAAGAATCAGAACAATGGATTGAGTCGGGTGCTAGCAATCCCATCAATAACATTATCGGCTATGAAGGTCAGCCGAAAAAGGTTCTTGTAGTCGATGACTATTGGGAAAATCGCTCCCTCATTGTTAATCTATTAGAACCCCTAGGTTTTGAATTAATGGTAGCAGTCAACGGGCAAGAGGGATTAGAAAAAGCTCATGTTTGGCATCCTGATTTGATCATCACTGACATCGTTATGCCTATACTCAATGGTTTGGAAATGACACAAAAGTTGCGTTCTTGTCCAGAATTGGAGAATCTCATCATTATCGCCTCTTCTGCCAGTGTATTTAACTTTGACCAACAAAAAAGTTACACATCAGGCTGCAATGATTTTCTACCCAAGCCTGTGCAATCAGACATCCTGTTAGAACAAATACAGATGCACTTGGGACTCTCTTGGATTTATGAAGCAGGTAGTGCAACTATTCTAGCAGCCAAGACTGTTTTGAGTCATACTCCTTCGGACTGGATAGTTCCCCCTGCAGAAGAATTGCAAGATCTGTGGAATGCTGCCAGAATTGGCGATATTGTAGGGGTTGAGCAGGAAGCTCATCATATACAGCAGTTAAACAGCAAGTACTTGCCATTTAGTGCCAAACTTCTAGAACTAACTCAAGAATTGGATGAAGAAGCCATTGTCAAGTTAGTTAAACAGTATATTTAA